One window from the genome of Deltaproteobacteria bacterium encodes:
- a CDS encoding tetratricopeptide repeat protein, giving the protein MTVSRNYRGIRIGAGAAVLFMLVVYLILPYIAPNKAALLSFLMQRVKGTLAYYLLDQTPRIYALTAEKNGQEVLISEQAVFDVTSRDEFVIKDIVSDVLTDKGFSIDVVGIGGTDDYRVLLRGIDLVELSMANMTEEVMKQGYAPGQIQVAYQGEILTTIPIHIRIMAQDWLRYAKASNSRRTQLEYLKRVVAANPGDLALRRILGEIYRHMGMHSAAVSEYQAVLSQKPDDIKALSGLLKSCLVLGKNDLAAETGERAVKIEPKDSTLWEDLVLAYSRLGAWEKAAESCQTLVKLKPQDYSARIRLAEIYEKMDRVDEAIAQYRIVTEKMPQSVPMLEGLGRMYLKQGKYDEAIRLFNNRLRQGTAGATLHANLGSAYGGKKMWTEELKHYRKAASLAPKNPVILYNLALSLENNRRDSEAMNTYEKVLALQPGDTDAMLRLADLAFRNGRYTQAIGYYEKLINKISQKGKIYANLGYAYGELNKLAISAGYYEKAIQSGLKDEKINYNLAVTYEKMGKEKAAAALYRKASEQKPSPKSLNHLADYYIKIGSYDDAIKTYQRLLKLEGKKSGVYADLGYAYSLKGNLDKAIENYRVSLRYNEEESDVYSRMGAAYEKKGLLLDALNAYTRAYQLNPGDEEASERIPQLKIRLLREKQNKENQRGS; this is encoded by the coding sequence TTGACTGTATCAAGAAACTATCGAGGGATCCGGATTGGAGCAGGCGCAGCGGTTCTGTTCATGTTGGTCGTTTACCTGATTCTTCCTTACATTGCACCGAACAAAGCGGCCCTGCTTTCCTTTCTGATGCAGCGTGTTAAAGGAACCTTGGCCTATTATCTGCTGGATCAAACACCCCGGATTTATGCGCTCACGGCGGAAAAAAACGGTCAGGAGGTCCTCATTTCCGAACAGGCGGTCTTCGATGTGACCTCCCGGGATGAATTTGTGATCAAGGACATTGTGTCCGATGTTCTGACGGACAAAGGATTTTCCATTGATGTGGTGGGAATCGGTGGCACGGATGATTATCGGGTGCTGCTACGCGGCATCGATCTGGTGGAGCTGTCCATGGCCAATATGACGGAGGAAGTCATGAAACAGGGTTATGCGCCAGGACAAATCCAGGTTGCCTATCAAGGCGAAATCCTTACAACGATTCCGATCCACATCCGGATCATGGCCCAGGATTGGTTGCGTTATGCAAAAGCCTCCAACAGCCGCAGAACGCAGCTTGAATATCTGAAGCGGGTGGTGGCGGCGAATCCCGGCGATCTCGCCCTCCGAAGAATCCTGGGAGAGATATATCGCCATATGGGCATGCACTCCGCAGCGGTTTCCGAATACCAGGCTGTCCTATCGCAAAAACCGGATGACATAAAGGCCCTCTCCGGATTGCTGAAATCCTGTCTGGTCTTGGGGAAAAATGATCTGGCCGCGGAAACAGGCGAACGCGCCGTCAAAATCGAGCCGAAGGATTCCACTCTCTGGGAAGACCTGGTTTTGGCCTACAGTCGTTTGGGTGCGTGGGAGAAGGCCGCTGAATCATGCCAGACTCTCGTGAAGCTTAAGCCTCAGGATTATTCAGCCCGTATTCGCCTGGCCGAGATTTATGAAAAAATGGACCGGGTGGATGAGGCGATCGCCCAGTACCGAATCGTCACGGAAAAAATGCCTCAATCCGTCCCGATGCTCGAAGGATTGGGGCGCATGTACTTGAAGCAGGGGAAATACGATGAGGCCATTCGTCTTTTTAACAATCGACTCCGTCAAGGCACTGCCGGCGCCACGCTACACGCCAATCTCGGATCGGCTTATGGCGGGAAGAAAATGTGGACGGAGGAACTGAAGCATTACCGGAAAGCGGCGTCGCTGGCCCCGAAAAATCCGGTAATCCTCTACAACTTGGCGCTATCTCTGGAGAACAACAGGCGCGATTCGGAGGCCATGAACACGTATGAAAAAGTGCTTGCTTTGCAGCCCGGCGATACGGATGCAATGCTCCGCTTGGCTGATTTGGCATTTCGAAATGGACGCTACACGCAAGCCATCGGATATTATGAGAAACTGATCAACAAAATCTCTCAAAAAGGCAAAATTTACGCTAACCTGGGATACGCCTACGGAGAATTGAACAAACTGGCAATCTCGGCCGGGTATTATGAAAAAGCCATCCAGTCTGGCTTAAAAGACGAAAAAATAAATTATAACCTGGCCGTGACGTACGAAAAAATGGGAAAAGAGAAGGCTGCGGCCGCCCTTTACCGGAAAGCATCTGAGCAGAAGCCGTCTCCGAAATCGTTGAACCATCTGGCAGATTATTATATAAAAATAGGAAGTTACGATGATGCCATAAAAACCTATCAGCGACTGCTTAAACTGGAAGGGAAAAAAAGCGGTGTCTATGCGGATTTGGGTTATGCATACAGCTTGAAGGGCAATTTGGACAAGGCCATTGAAAATTATCGTGTTTCCTTGCGTTACAACGAGGAAGAAAGTGATGTCTATAGTCGCATGGGTGCGGCCTACGAAAAAAAGGGATTATTGTTGGATGCGCTCAATGCTTATACCAGAGCCTATCAATTGAATCCGGGTGATGAGGAGGCGAGTGAACGGATTCCTCAGTTGAAGATACGCCTTCTGAGGGAAAAACAGAACAAAGAAAATCAAAGGGGGTCGTAG
- the xerD gene encoding site-specific tyrosine recombinase XerD yields MDVVLDTYLNYLTVEKGLSRNTLEAYGRDLGRYSDFASRRGIRSWDGMTPELLVAFLEQRRTTGLSSVSMNRSLVAIRGFHKYLIQERLAETNPVAHIELAKSWIRLPNILNREEMETLLKTPGHETPARVRDTAMLELLYATGLRVSELIALNMNHINWQAGYLIAFGKGSKERIVPIGQAAYDAVKSYADQARPLLLREKRSDVLFLNRRGERLTRQGLWKIIRFYALRAGLRKKVYPHTFRHSFASHLLEGGADLRSVQMMLGHADISTTQVYTHVSGERLKIVHKKCHPRG; encoded by the coding sequence ATTGACGTTGTACTCGATACCTATCTTAATTATCTGACCGTGGAAAAGGGACTGTCACGGAATACGCTGGAAGCTTACGGACGTGATTTGGGGAGGTACTCCGACTTTGCATCCCGCCGTGGCATTCGGTCTTGGGATGGAATGACGCCGGAGCTCCTGGTTGCCTTCCTTGAGCAGAGAAGGACGACGGGGCTTTCATCCGTTTCCATGAACCGAAGTCTCGTTGCGATTCGTGGTTTTCATAAATATCTCATTCAGGAAAGGCTGGCTGAAACAAACCCGGTTGCCCATATCGAATTGGCCAAGAGTTGGATACGGCTTCCCAACATTTTGAACCGGGAAGAGATGGAAACACTGTTGAAAACACCGGGTCATGAAACGCCGGCCAGAGTACGGGATACGGCCATGCTCGAATTGCTCTACGCGACGGGACTTCGTGTATCGGAGTTGATTGCCCTGAATATGAACCATATCAATTGGCAGGCGGGATATCTGATCGCCTTCGGCAAGGGGAGTAAGGAAAGAATCGTGCCAATCGGTCAGGCAGCCTACGATGCCGTAAAATCGTATGCTGATCAGGCTCGGCCGCTTCTGCTCAGAGAGAAAAGGAGCGACGTCCTGTTTTTGAACCGGCGAGGAGAAAGGCTGACCCGTCAGGGGCTCTGGAAGATCATTCGTTTTTATGCCTTAAGGGCGGGTTTGAGGAAAAAAGTGTATCCTCACACATTTCGCCATTCTTTTGCGTCGCACTTGCTGGAGGGCGGTGCGGATCTTCGTTCCGTCCAGATGATGTTGGGGCATGCCGACATTTCGACGACCCAGGTTTATACGCACGTCTCCGGCGAGCGATTAAAGATTGTTCACAAAAAATGTCATCCTCGGGGATGA
- a CDS encoding hydrolase, with translation MQIESTLLVVIDIQGNLARAATDRDLFFENTRKLIQGAKIFQLPIMVTEQIPEKLGPTIQDVAELLDGIDRLRKATFSCCGNSAFMEAFEKVNRRQVLLCGIESHICVYQTALDLLGRDYEVHAVADAISSRTAKNRAIGLKKMIAAGAHLTSTETVLFELLRTAESDKFKDIFRVIK, from the coding sequence CTGCAAATTGAATCAACCCTGCTTGTGGTGATTGACATTCAGGGAAACCTCGCCCGAGCCGCCACCGACCGGGACTTGTTTTTTGAGAATACACGGAAGCTGATCCAGGGAGCAAAGATATTCCAGCTTCCCATCATGGTCACCGAACAGATTCCGGAAAAACTGGGGCCTACCATTCAGGATGTTGCAGAATTGCTGGACGGTATTGATCGCCTAAGGAAAGCAACATTCAGCTGCTGCGGAAACAGCGCTTTTATGGAGGCATTTGAAAAGGTCAATCGCAGGCAGGTATTGCTTTGCGGCATCGAATCTCACATCTGTGTCTATCAGACGGCGTTGGATCTTCTTGGTCGGGATTACGAAGTCCATGCGGTAGCCGACGCGATTTCTTCGCGTACCGCCAAAAATCGTGCAATAGGTCTCAAAAAAATGATTGCCGCCGGAGCGCATCTGACCAGTACGGAAACGGTTCTCTTCGAACTGCTGAGGACGGCGGAAAGCGACAAATTCAAGGACATATTCAGAGTCATCAAGTAA